DNA sequence from the Pseudoglutamicibacter cumminsii genome:
CCTCGATAGGTTTAAGGCGGTCCGCGTGTGGGCCCCGCATCGCATCGATGAAGGTAGAAGGTGTGATGTCTTGGTCCATGACGGCCGTGACGTAGAGCTGTTCGCGGGCACGAGAGACAGCCGATGCGAGCTGGCGTAGTTCGTCGGTGCGCACTGCTTTGAGTTTGTCGGCCACGGTGGTGCTGTGGAGTGTTGCCGGCCCGTATTCCAGTACGGCCGCGAGGTCTTGTGACCGTAACAGTTGTCCTCGAAGCCCAGTGGAAGGCCAAACGCCTTCTTGTAGGCCGGCAATGATGACTGTGTTGTATTCGGTTCCAGCAGCGGCTGCGGGGGTGAGTACTTTGACTCGTCCGCTCGATGAGCCTCGCTGGGCCAGGGAGTCCATGGGGATGTCGTGGTCTTCGAGGCTTTCGATGAACCGTACGACCGAACCTTTCGGGTTCTGTTCCGCGAACCTTTCGGCGGCTTGGAAGAGCGCCATGACGGCGTCGAGGTCGCGGTGTGCCCGGCTCGAACGCAGGCTCGTGCCGGAGAGGGCGGTGTCGCGCCAGGCTTCGGCCATGCGCGCGTTCTCCCACAGTGACCAGAGCACGGTTGCTGGGGTTGTCGGCCCCGCGAGGTGTTCGCGGGTTGCGGTGATCATCCCTTTGAGGCGCAGCGCTGCATATCCTGCGGCGCCCCAGCGCTGGTACTCCTCTTCGGTGTAGTCGGCGTCCAGTAGGTTTCCGAGGAGCTCGTCGCTCGTCGGCGGTTTGAGGTGTGTGCCTTCTTTGTTGTTGTATAGGTGGGCGTTCATGAGCCGGTCGTGGCCGAGCAGGTCTTGGCGGATCCGGCGGATGTCGATGCTGGTCACCGCACCGTAGCGCCCCAGCAGGAGACGTTCCACGCTCGCTGCGCGCGCCGCGTTGACCTTGTTTGCTTCACGGCTTGTGTTCCGTGGCCCAAGCTCAGCTGGTCGCATTGCCATGCGAGCCAGTTCAAGCAGCGGCGCTACCGCGGCTTCTTCTTTGAGCGGCCGTGACGCTGGTGGCAGCTCGGTCGCGATGCCGTTGAGTTCGAGGGCACGCGCTAGCCGGGAAACGTGTTCCTGGTTGCGGGCGATGACCGCGATCTCTTCGTATGGAACGGCTCTGCGCAGGTGGGTGTCGATCACGTGGCGCGCCACCAAACGGTGTTCGTCAGCAACGCTCGAGACTAGTGAAATATCGGCCGTTGCGTCGAAGCTTGCTTCGTGCGATTGCCGTAGGGCGTCGGCGCCGATCGCGGGTAGCCGGTTCACGATGGCACGGTAGACGCTGTGGATGCCGCGGCTCATCCTCGTAGGGGTTTCAAGCACCGTCACGGCATGATCGCCAGTGTGTTGCTTTGCAGCCGCCATGAGTTCGTCGACGAGGTCTGCCCGGGCACCGCGAAAACCTTGAACGACGGTATCGGGGCATGCCAGTGCGATCACGTCTCGCGCACCGGCGTTGGATGGTGTTTGCATCAACAAGTTGATGAGGCGGTGTTGTGATGGGGTCGCTTCTTGGGCATCATCCACAATCACAAGCTCGAGGCCAGCTAAGAACTTCTCGGCGAACTCGGTGTCTGATTCCAGGACTGCGATCGCCTGCATCGTGAGCTCAGCTGGTGCGAACGCTTCTGCATGCTGCAGGCTCGCGACGTCACGGAACTCTTGGAGGAATTGCGCCGCGGCCTCCCATTCTGGGACATCCAGTTCACGTCCAGCGCCAAGGATTTCTTCCGTGCTTGCACTGAATTCGTCTGCGCGGTCCATAAACTCGCGCAGTTCGCCACGGAAGCCTCGAGTTCGAGGAGCATCCCCTAACGATTCCGGCCAGGCGGGCCCTCCACCATTCTTCTGGTGGCCATCCAGCAGTTCTTCGATGAGTGTGTCTTGCTCGGCGCCGCTCAAGAGTCTCGGTGCCGTTGCTACACCCGGAAGAGCCCCTGCTTCCCAGGCTTGTGAAAGCAGGTCATACGCGAACCCGGAGAAGGTACGGATCACTGGGGCCGAGAACGTGATGTTGCTCCGCAGCGCTAGCTGATCGCGCAACCTGTTAGCTGCGGCGCGGTTAGGGACCAGGATGATACCGGCGCTCGCGTCCATGCCTTCATGGAGCCTGTGAACCATAAGGCTCAAAGCGAGCTCGGTCTTCCCTGTTCCCGGCTCCCCTAGGACTACGCGGGGCCCACAGCCCGGTTTCTTTACATGCTCCGGGATCTCTACCCATTCCGGAACTTCACGTGGGTCTTGTTCTAGCATCCCGGTTCCTCCGCCACATCACTTGCAACCAAAGCTTCAATCTGAGCGGTCTGAGCCCGCAGTTCGCTCCATTCGCGATCATCCGGAACCCAAAACGCAGCTTTGTTCACCCCGCGTGCACCGTATGGGGTGCCCTCAGTATCCCAGTGTTTCTGAGCCCGCTCTAGTAGTTCAGGGATCAAGCCACCGTCAGTCCGCACGTGTCGCCACCACGGGATGCCTTCGGGCGCGTTGCGCATCGCTGCTGCCGCGCGCCGCGCATTCGAAAGCCCGAGCCATGCCGCAACTGTTCCATACGCGACCACCTTGCCAGCAGGGCATGCTTCCAAAACCCGGAACACTGCTTCGTCCACTACCTCCGGGTCGCGACGGCCGGCGGCAGACAGCAGAACGCGATACGCATTCGCGCCGCACTCTTGCGTACTGCCCTCTTGCGTGCTGCCCTCTTGCGTGCTGCCCACACGCGAACTTCCCTCATGTGAACAGCCCTCACGCGAACTGCCTTGATGCGCCTCGCTCATCGCGACCTCCTATCCCCGCTCCGCCTGTATTTACACTGCATCATAGGGGTCTGACAGTTTGAAAATCACCCCTGAAAATCACTCTGGAACTAACCCCTGAAGCTAACCCCTGAAACCAGCCCCCAGACAGCACCCCAGGTAGGTTAGATACATGACCTCACAAACCGGCGAGAACGCACCGTACCCATGGCATGAACTTCCGCGGGCGGCATTCGACCTTGAAACGACGTCCGCGAATCCCCGCGAGGCCCGCATCGTGTCCGCGAACATCAGCATCATCAACGGCAAAGCTGAGCTGATGCAGTCGCATAACTGGCTTGTTAACCCGGGCGTCCCTATCCCGCCGGAGACCACGGAGATCCACGGCATCAGCGACTCCGATGTCCAGGCCAACGGACGCGACCCTCAAGAGGCCACGCGTGAGATCTCGGAACTGTTGTCGCAGCTGTTCCAGACCATGCCGGTGATCGCGTTCAACGCTCCCTATGACTTCACGGTTCTCCACGCGGAGGCACAGCGCCACGGGATCGAAACCATCAACGCGAGCCCGGTCATCGACCCGCTGGTTCTGGACCGCAAACTGGACCGTTTCCGCCGGGGCAAGCGAACCCTGACTGTCATGAGCGAGTTCTACAACGTCCCGTTGCATAACGCTCACTCGGCGGATGCGGATGCACTCGCCGCTGTCGGTGTGGCCGATGAGATTGCCCGCCGCTACCCTGCCGAGGTTCAGATCGATCCGTTGCTTTTGCATTCGCAGCAGGTTCAGTGGCATCAGGAATGGGCCGCAAACTTCCAGGACTTCCTGCGGCGAAAGAACCCGACGGCCCGCGTTGACGGGAGCTGGCCACTCACGTTCACTTCGCGGGATTAGGCGGGACTAGAGGCCCGCCGCGCCGGCGTCCAGTAGCGCTTGCGCGGCACGCCGGCCCATTTCTTGCGCCTGGGTCAGGGAGCCCACGCCCTGGATTTCGATGCGGCCCGCGGCTCGTTGTCGGAGCGTGCGTGATCCGTTGGTTACGAGGGCGTTGACGGCCACGCGGACTACGCTACCCGCACGTGCGCTACCTGTACCTGCGGCCCCGCTAGCTGGCACTTCAGTTCCGGTTGCGAGGCACCCGATGGGCGCCTTGACGTGCCCGCCCAAGCACTCTGCGCCTTCCACGTACTCTGCTTCCTCCAAGCACTCTGAGACGGCGGATTCGCACGCAAGCAGCACATCGTCGGTTGTCAGTTGGTTGTCGCGTTCTCGCTCTCGCGCGCTTTCAATACTCCAACCGGCCGGAGCGGCCTGGAGCGGCGCAGGCATGAGCACGCCAACATCAATAGCCTCAGCGACCAAGCGACCCAGGCCAGCCTCGACAGCATCGTGCAGGCTCATGACAGCCCACTGCACTCCCTGCTCGCCACCGGCACGCTTCAAGGCATCCAGCTCGTTTTCGCCAGCATCGGGAACGCACAACGTAACCCGCGCATCGGGCCGCGCAATCTGTAGTTGTGCCTGCCGCAAACGCGTAGCAGTGAGGATGCGAACCCCAGTTTCAAGGCCGTCGATGGTCGTGGCGGCTGAGCGCGTGAACTCACCTTGCACCCCGAGCCAGATGAGCGCGTCCCGGGCGTCACCGCGACGCTGAAGCTCGGTGTCCAGATCCTCATTTTTCTTCATGGGCTCATGATCCCACGCCGCGAGCACACAAGCCTTGCTATGCACTTTCTAATGCGGTTGATACATTCCTCCGGTACATTGGTTGCGACGCATGCAGTACCTGCCCCGGGGCGGAAGGATGTTTCTATGGTGACTCAGCCCGCACGCCGAATGCCTCGAGACGAACGCCGTGCACAGTTGATGAGCGTTGCGCAACGTACATTCTCTAAGCACGGCTATTTCGCGGCTTCGATGGATCTGATCGCAGAGAACGCGGGGGTTTCCAAACCGGTTTTGTATCAGCACTTCCCGAGCAAGCTGGATCTGTACAGCGCGTTGCTTGAGAATGAGCTCGCTAACCTCGTGGTCACGGTGCGTGAGGCGTTGAACTCGTCGGATGATCCATTCACGATGGTTCGCTCAACTGTTGAGGCGTACTTCAATTTCGTGGCGCGTGAGGGTTCTGCTCATGAGCTCGTGTTTGAGTCTGATTTGTCTCATGACACCACAATTGCGCGGCGTTTGAGGAAGTTCCGCGACACGATCGGCCGTGAGATTGGCGAGAAAGTCGCGCAGTACACGTCGTTGGATTCGTTTGAAGCAACCTATGTGGGTCTCACGGTGACGGCGGCGGCGGAACGTGCCGCGGGCTTGTGGCAGCTCAAGCCTGAGGAGATGACGCGGGAGCGTGCCTGCGAGTTGGTGTGGCGCTTAGCTTGGCGCGGAATTGACGGTTATTTGGACGACGCCGCGGGCACCGATGCCGTAACGTAGTCAGCAAGTACGCAACTCACTTCAGATGGGGTGGGTTTCACGGCTCTCACGGTCGCTTTGTTGTGGCTGTGGGTTTGAGGCGAAAGGTTCTTCTGATGGAAATCCGTATTGGTGTGAAGCATGTGGCTCGCGAGGTTGGCCTGGAAACTGATGCCAGCTATGACGATGTGGTTGCTCAGGTTGAAGAGGCCGTCAAGAACGGTTCGCTGTTGCAGCTGACCGGCGTTAAGGGCCGCAAGATCGCTGTTCCGGGCGACTCGATTGCATATGTTGATTTCGATGGTCGCCGCCCAGGCCCTGTTGGTTTCGCTCACCAGGCCAAGTAGGCGCTAGCAGTTCTGGCTCAGTAGTTTTCGTTTGAGTGGGGTGGAAGGCCGTTGCGGCCTTCCACCCCACTCGCGTTTCCGGCGGAAGCATGTTCCGCATCGTGGCAGCGGCAGCCGTTTCGCCATCGTCATCCTTGCCGCGGCTCAGCTATGCCATAGACTGGAGGGGTACCTGGGACGCCCGGTCGCGTTTGTGTTGTTCAGTATGTTGCTGCGTTGTCAGTATTTTTCTCCACGTTTTCGTGCGATCGGCTATCCCCCGGCCCGCCTCGACCTGCTGTTGAGTGTGGATTGTTTCGCGGGTTCTGCGTGTGGAGCGGAATCGCGTTGATTCACCGGCAGCCATTCTGCGCGGCCGCTACTGAGGTTGTAGCGCCGCGGCGTGGTTGTAGCTCCGCGATGTTGAGGCTAACGAGAGAGAATTGAATGACTGAAACCACTCAGCAGACTTTTGCTGATTTTGATGTGGATGCTCGCATTGTTGAGGCTTTGGCTTCCAAGGGTATTGAGCATCCGTTCCCTATTCAGGCGATGACGTTGCCTGTTGCTTTGGCTGGCCATGACATTATTGGCCAGGCGCAGACCGGTACGGGTAAGACCCTCGGTTTTGGTATTCCTGCCCTGCAGCGTGTTGTTGCTCCGGGTGAGGATGGTTATGAGGATTTGCCGCATCCGGGTGCTCCGCAGGCTTTGATTGTTGCGCCTACGCGTGAGCTGGCTGTCCAGGTTGCGGATGATCTGACCCTGGCTGCGTCGAAGCGTTCGGTGCGCATCGCCACGATTTATGGTGGCCGCGCGTATGAGCCGCAGATTGAGCAGTTGGCTAAGGGTGTCGACGTGGTGGTCGGTACGCCTGGCCGCTTGATTGATTTGAATCGTCAGCGTCACTTGAATTTGTCTGCGGTGCGGATTGTTGTTTTGGATGAGGCTGACGAGATGCTGGATCTGGGCTTCCTGCCGGATGTTGAGCGTCTGATTGCGGCTGTTCCTGAGGTCCGCCAGACCATGCTGTTCTCTGC
Encoded proteins:
- a CDS encoding ATP-dependent DNA helicase — its product is MLEQDPREVPEWVEIPEHVKKPGCGPRVVLGEPGTGKTELALSLMVHRLHEGMDASAGIILVPNRAAANRLRDQLALRSNITFSAPVIRTFSGFAYDLLSQAWEAGALPGVATAPRLLSGAEQDTLIEELLDGHQKNGGGPAWPESLGDAPRTRGFRGELREFMDRADEFSASTEEILGAGRELDVPEWEAAAQFLQEFRDVASLQHAEAFAPAELTMQAIAVLESDTEFAEKFLAGLELVIVDDAQEATPSQHRLINLLMQTPSNAGARDVIALACPDTVVQGFRGARADLVDELMAAAKQHTGDHAVTVLETPTRMSRGIHSVYRAIVNRLPAIGADALRQSHEASFDATADISLVSSVADEHRLVARHVIDTHLRRAVPYEEIAVIARNQEHVSRLARALELNGIATELPPASRPLKEEAAVAPLLELARMAMRPAELGPRNTSREANKVNAARAASVERLLLGRYGAVTSIDIRRIRQDLLGHDRLMNAHLYNNKEGTHLKPPTSDELLGNLLDADYTEEEYQRWGAAGYAALRLKGMITATREHLAGPTTPATVLWSLWENARMAEAWRDTALSGTSLRSSRAHRDLDAVMALFQAAERFAEQNPKGSVVRFIESLEDHDIPMDSLAQRGSSSGRVKVLTPAAAAGTEYNTVIIAGLQEGVWPSTGLRGQLLRSQDLAAVLEYGPATLHSTTVADKLKAVRTDELRQLASAVSRAREQLYVTAVMDQDITPSTFIDAMRGPHADRLKPIEVPRPATLASLVAMLRRTAEAGDTAQLIDDAATVLGFLSTTEEPVRGAAPEEWWGLAPLSSENPVTAPGHEIKVSGSKVEDAIERPQTWFMHASGGVRPTDFARSLGTLIHAIAERFPEANFDSMKKALNSAWEELAFESDWESKREHERAEQMLHKFSSYVATRPRPSAKEEHGFKVPLPPAEGERNPISISGSIDRIDMTEDGRPVITDLKTGKYPPTHEAVKTNDQLRTYQLAVIHGALKDIEQIPEEHRNSPSEGRIVGLGSNKKYTLRSQESIIETNSVADAEQRVREAAAIMSAADFLARHLPGGFPCANPGTCPLCSSGRQVTHP
- a CDS encoding MGMT family protein; protein product: MSEAHQGSSREGCSHEGSSRVGSTQEGSTQEGSTQECGANAYRVLLSAAGRRDPEVVDEAVFRVLEACPAGKVVAYGTVAAWLGLSNARRAAAAMRNAPEGIPWWRHVRTDGGLIPELLERAQKHWDTEGTPYGARGVNKAAFWVPDDREWSELRAQTAQIEALVASDVAEEPGC
- a CDS encoding 3'-5' exonuclease produces the protein MTSQTGENAPYPWHELPRAAFDLETTSANPREARIVSANISIINGKAELMQSHNWLVNPGVPIPPETTEIHGISDSDVQANGRDPQEATREISELLSQLFQTMPVIAFNAPYDFTVLHAEAQRHGIETINASPVIDPLVLDRKLDRFRRGKRTLTVMSEFYNVPLHNAHSADADALAAVGVADEIARRYPAEVQIDPLLLHSQQVQWHQEWAANFQDFLRRKNPTARVDGSWPLTFTSRD
- a CDS encoding TetR/AcrR family transcriptional regulator; translation: MVTQPARRMPRDERRAQLMSVAQRTFSKHGYFAASMDLIAENAGVSKPVLYQHFPSKLDLYSALLENELANLVVTVREALNSSDDPFTMVRSTVEAYFNFVAREGSAHELVFESDLSHDTTIARRLRKFRDTIGREIGEKVAQYTSLDSFEATYVGLTVTAAAERAAGLWQLKPEEMTRERACELVWRLAWRGIDGYLDDAAGTDAVT
- a CDS encoding DUF3107 domain-containing protein yields the protein MEIRIGVKHVAREVGLETDASYDDVVAQVEEAVKNGSLLQLTGVKGRKIAVPGDSIAYVDFDGRRPGPVGFAHQAK